In Deltaproteobacteria bacterium, the sequence CGCTCAGGATGAGGATCCCCTCGGGACGGAGCGCCCGGAAAAGACCCGAGAGAAACGCTTTCGGATCGGGGGAGTGTTCCAGCGTTTCCAGGCTGAGGAGGAAATGGAACGGTTCGCGGAACCGCATCGTTTCGGGGGTCAGATCCGTCATTCCGAACGATTCGAGGGGAAATTTCTTCCGGCTGATCCCGATCATCACCTCCGACGCCTCCAGGTTCGCGATCTCCGCGTCCGGCATCCGTTTTCTCAGGTAGGGGAGAGCTTCCCCGGTGCGGGACCACACATTGAGGATTCGGAGCGGACGAATGCCGTCCAGATGCCGCCCGTGGATATTCCAAAGGTCTATCGCCTTCCGGAATCTCTGGTGGTGGATCCGACGAACGCGGTCGTTCGAATTGTCGTATTCGTCCCCGACGGCGTCCCAGTGCGCCCGCACCGCTTCGATGGTGAATCCGGCCATCTCACCCCCTCCGGTCGATGAGATCGGCAAGTACTCCGATTGCTCCCGTAAGAAGGAAGGCCACCCAGACGATGACCGTCTTTTCCGTGATATCGTTTAAATGGATGATGTCGTAAAGAGTAAGGGTCACCGCGGAGGCGCCCGCGGCGAGGCACAAGGGAAGGAAGAATTTCAGCGGGTCGAAATGGACCACGGTTCGGACGATCAAGTGGAGGAAAAGCACCGTGTCGCGGAGGGGACGGATCTTGGAGACGCCTACCCTCGGGTGATAGGGGATGGGAACATATGCGACCCGGTAGGCGTTCATCAGGAGCGCCAGCGTGATCGTGGAGGTCAAGGAAAATCCGTCGGGGAGCATGCGGAAAAATTTCTCCAGCAGCTCCTTCCGGATGATCCGGAGGCCGGAGTTCAGATCCGGAATCGGGTGACGTACCAGGCGATGCGCCAGGGCCCGGATCATCCATTTGCCTGCCCTCCGTCCGAGGGAGGGACCCGCCCCGCCGCCCGGCCGGGCACCGACGACCATGTCCGAGTGAGGAAGTTCCGCGATGATTCCGGGGATTGCCTCCGCCGGATAGGATCCGTCGCCGTCGATCAACAGGATCCACGGGTGCCGGGCGGCCCGGAACCCCTTCTTGATCGAGTATCCGTATCCCGTGTTGACGGGGTTGTGGATCACCCGGCAGCAGGGGAGGGAGACGGCGTCAAGGATGGCCCCGGTGGCGTCGGTGGAACCGTCGTCGACGATCAGGATCTCGTACGATTCCGTGCAGCTTTCGAGAATGCGCTGAAGCCGGCGGAGCGTGTCCTCGATGGCCCCCTCCTCGTTGTAAACAGGGAGGATGGCGGATATGTTCCTATCCGGAGTATCGGATGCCAAGGGGTCGCAGGGTGACTTTTTTTGCTTCATGTTACACGGGATTCTCCTTTCGCGCCATCCACCTTGGCGTAGCGGCAATGGTTCTGGTCATTTCAGTCGTCAACGTGTCGATCGCCGCGGAAGCCGATCCCGTCCATATACGCGATGCGGATTGGTTTAAACGGGGTGGTGTGCCGGAAATCCTCGCTTCGGATCCGGGCGCTCCCATGCTGCTTTTCTCCGCGGACGACCAGGTCCGCACCCTCCTGCCCGGAAGATTTTCTTCCGCTCCGGTTCGACTCACGCAAGTGGTTCCGCTGGAATCCGGAGTCGACCAATCCCACTTCGAACGGTGGCTCGCCACGCTTCCGGTCGATGTCCGCAACGCAGGGCGGTTCACCCTCGACAATGGCGTCATCCGCGGCAAG encodes:
- a CDS encoding methyltransferase domain-containing protein, translated to MAGFTIEAVRAHWDAVGDEYDNSNDRVRRIHHQRFRKAIDLWNIHGRHLDGIRPLRILNVWSRTGEALPYLRKRMPDAEIANLEASEVMIGISRKKFPLESFGMTDLTPETMRFREPFHFLLSLETLEHSPDPKAFLSGLFRALRPEGILILSAPTAVMELPQRLYERATADHGEGPHRFYFSWEVKRMLAAAGFRLREHQGTLFLPVECGALLSLAERIAPAMNALGLSDLGLRQFYVAGK
- a CDS encoding glycosyltransferase family 2 protein, with the translated sequence MASDTPDRNISAILPVYNEEGAIEDTLRRLQRILESCTESYEILIVDDGSTDATGAILDAVSLPCCRVIHNPVNTGYGYSIKKGFRAARHPWILLIDGDGSYPAEAIPGIIAELPHSDMVVGARPGGGAGPSLGRRAGKWMIRALAHRLVRHPIPDLNSGLRIIRKELLEKFFRMLPDGFSLTSTITLALLMNAYRVAYVPIPYHPRVGVSKIRPLRDTVLFLHLIVRTVVHFDPLKFFLPLCLAAGASAVTLTLYDIIHLNDITEKTVIVWVAFLLTGAIGVLADLIDRRG